In Bacillota bacterium, the sequence CGTGACACGCCACTTGACAACGGGAACATAATTTAGTAAAGTGAATGCCAAAGACTGAAGGCGATGCTGGGGAAGAGTAGGCAGAGTAAAGGCCCAAGCGAGCCGGGTAAGGTGCAAGCCGGTGCCTTAAGGCTGCTGAACATGGCCCCAAAGCTGTGGGTGGAAACCGAGAGGGAGTACACTTGGCCGGTTATTTAGGCGACCGTTATCTCGCCCCGGTACAGATGCTGTCTGTACCTGTTGAGGCGTTGTGACCGCAAGGTCTTACGCGAATCAGGGTGGTACCGCAAGCGACCCTTGCCCCTGGCTTATCCAGGGGCAAGGGCTTTTTTGTTACTTTTTGGTCAATACTAGCTTAGGAGGGTTTGACATGACAGAGAAGAAGACTTTTTATGTGACCACGCCCATTTACTATCCCAGTGATAACTTGCACATTGGCCACGCTTACACCGAGGTGGCGGCCGATGCCTTGGCCCGGTTTAAGCGGCATCAGGGCTACGATGTTATGTTTCTTACCGGGTCCGATGAGCATGGGCAGAAGATTCAACGGGTGGCGGCCCAGCAGGGAGTCTCACCCCAAGAATATGTGGACCGAATCGTGGCTGGGTTTAAGGACTTATGGCAAACTCTAGACATCAGCTATGACGATTTTATCCGCACCACCGAAGAACGCCATGTTAAGGCCGTGCAGGCAATTTTTCAGCGGTTGTTCGACAGCGGAGACATTTACAAGTCCGAATATGAAGGCTGGTATTGTGTTCCCTGCGAGACCTTCTGGACCGAACGGCAAATAACGGGGGAACATATCTGTCCCGACTGCGGTCGACCGGTGGAGCTGGTGAAAGAGGAAAGCTACTTCTTTCGGATGTCCCGTTATGCCGACCGTTGGCTGCAGTATGTGGAGGACAATCCCGATTTCATTCAGCCGTCTTCTCGTCGCAATGAGATGATCAGCTTTGTCAATCAGGGCTTAGAGGATCTGTGTGTTTCGCGGACTACATTTGACTGGGGCATTCCGGTGCCGTTTGACACCAAACACGTTGTTTATGTGTGGATCGATGCTTTGGCCAATTACATTACCGCCCTGGGCTATCCTTCGGACAATGAGGCCCAGTTCGAACGGTATTGGCCGGCGGACGTACACTTGGTCGGTAAAGAGATTGTCCGCTTCCATACCATTATTTGGCCTATGATGCTCATGGCCCTAGACCTACCGCTGCCGAAGAAAGTGTTCGGTCACGGCTGGCTAATCCTAGACAGCGGCAAAATGTCTAAATCCAAGGGCAATGTGGTGGATCCGTTGGTGCTGGTGGATAAGTACGGTGTGGATGCCATTCGCTATTTCTTGCTGCGGGAAATTCCTTTCGGTGCTGACGGCTACTATTCCGAAGACGCTCTGATCAAACGGATTAACTCTGATTTAGCCAACGACCTGGGGAACCTACTTTATCGGACGCTCACCATGATGAAAAAGTATTTCGACGGTGAGGTGCCGGTTCCCGGCCCGGAAGCAACGCCTGATGATGAACTGAAGCAGGTGGCCCAAGCAGCAGTGGCGAATGCCGAGGCAGCTATGGAGCGGCTGGAGATTAGCGCGGCTCTGGAAGCTATCTGGGAACTGGTCAAGAGAGCCAATAAGTACATTGACGAGACGGCACCCTGGGCCCTGGCCAAGGAGAAAGAACATGAGCGCTTGGCCACGGTGATGTATAATCTAGCCGAGACCGGAAGGATTTTGGCGGTGCTGTTAGTGCCTTATTTAACCTCGACGCCGCGGCTTATTTGGGAGCAGCTGGGCCAAGCCGACGATCCTAGCGCTGTGGGTTGGGATGCGGCCAAACATTGGGGTGGGCTGAAACCAGGGGCCAAAACACACCGTGGTGCTCCACTGTTTCCACGCATCGATACCGATAAGGAGGAAGAAACTGTGAGTGAGCAGAAGACAGATGTAAAGGCGGCAGAGCAACCCCAGGCGGAACCGGCGGGAGACAAGATTAGCATCCACGAGTTTGCCAAGGTAGAGCTGAAGGTGGCCGAAGTATTGGTAGCGGAGCGCGTACCCAAGTCGAAGAAACTGCTGCGCCTGGAAGTAGCCCTGGGTAAAGAACGGCGTCAGTTGGTAGCCGGCATTGGCAGGTCTTATGAACCGGAACAACTGGTAGGCAAGAAGATAGTAGTGGTGACCAACTTAGAGCCGGCCAAACTGATGGGAGTAGAATCCAACGGCATGTTGTTGGCGGCCAGCTTCCCCGGCGAAGGCGAAGACCGGGCCATCTCGCTGCTGACTGTGGATCGGCCGATCGATAGCGGGGCTTCGGTACGTTAAAGGTTACGAAAAGCTACTGCCTTTTTCGGTAAACCGGGAAAGGCAGCAGCTTTGTAAGGAGTGGTAATATGCTCATTGACAGCCATGCCCATCTGCAAGACCCGCTGCTGTTACCGGATTTGGAGGATGTTCTGGCTCGGGCACTGGCGGTGGGCGTTCAGGCGATTATCTGCCCGGGTTATGACCTGGAATCGTCCCGTCAGGCCATAAAACTGGCCGAGAAATACGCCCCGGTATGGGCAGCAGTGGGTTTACATCCGGAAAACATCGTTGACAGGGGTGAAGATGTTTTCGCCGAACTGAGGGATTTGGTCCACCATCCACAGGTGGTGGCAGTGGGAGAAATTGGCCTGGACTATGTAAACGGTGTGCCCGATCAGGAAGCACAGAAAACGGTCTTTCGGCGACAGTTGGAATTGGCCGCAACAATGAATCTACCTGCTATTATTCATAACCGGGAATCTCATGCTGATCTCCTGACAACTGTTCGGGACATAGGTCCGCTGCCGCAAGGCGGCGTGATGCACTGCTTTTCCGGCAGTAGCGAGCTGGCCAAAGAGTGTGTAAAGCTGGGGTACTATATTTCCTATGCCGGACCGGTTACATTCAAAAATGCTCGCCGTTTGCCCGGCACAGTAGCTAACGTACCGGCGGATCGCCTCCTTGTTGAGACCGACAGCCCTTATCTTTCTCCGGAACCCTACCGGGGGAAAAGAAACGAGCCGGCTCGGGTTGTTCACGTAGCGGCCAAATTGGCGGACATCTTGGGCCGTGAGCTGGAGGAGCTGGCACCGATTCTTACAGTTAACACTAAAAGGCTGTTTTACCGCCTGAAATAATGGCTGCCAGCCAGTCATTAGCAGACCGCAAGATAAGACTAAGGAGAGGGGTTGCCCGTCCACAGCAAGGATCGGAGCAACCCCTCTCAACTAGTCACAGGGTAGGTTAGAGTAGCAGTAGTTATACAGAGACTAGTCTATCCCAGGTAACAGCCAGATTAAGAGCAAGCCCAGTACAGCTCCCACTACGGCCCCAAAAGTAGCTGCATGACCTGGGCCGCCCAGTTCATGAGCTTCAGGCAGCAGCTCATCAAACGTAATATACAGCATAGCTCCGGCCGCCAGTCCCAGAGCCAAGGACAACATTGCCGGGGAGACGGCTCCCAGCACAGCTCCTGACCAGGCGCCCACGCCCATAGGCACACCGGCCAAACAACTCCACAACAAGATATGTTTATCATCAATACAGGCGGCTTTCATTGGACCACCCATGGCCATGCCTTCGGGAACATTTTGTATAGCTATGATAAGTGCCAGCCCCAGTCCTAAGTGTTCGGACACCGCATAGCCGGCTCCGATGGCCAGACCTTCAGGAAAGTTGTGCATGGCAATTCCTATTCCCAGCAGAATGCTACTTTGCATGAAACGACCTTGTTG encodes:
- the metG gene encoding methionine--tRNA ligase is translated as MTEKKTFYVTTPIYYPSDNLHIGHAYTEVAADALARFKRHQGYDVMFLTGSDEHGQKIQRVAAQQGVSPQEYVDRIVAGFKDLWQTLDISYDDFIRTTEERHVKAVQAIFQRLFDSGDIYKSEYEGWYCVPCETFWTERQITGEHICPDCGRPVELVKEESYFFRMSRYADRWLQYVEDNPDFIQPSSRRNEMISFVNQGLEDLCVSRTTFDWGIPVPFDTKHVVYVWIDALANYITALGYPSDNEAQFERYWPADVHLVGKEIVRFHTIIWPMMLMALDLPLPKKVFGHGWLILDSGKMSKSKGNVVDPLVLVDKYGVDAIRYFLLREIPFGADGYYSEDALIKRINSDLANDLGNLLYRTLTMMKKYFDGEVPVPGPEATPDDELKQVAQAAVANAEAAMERLEISAALEAIWELVKRANKYIDETAPWALAKEKEHERLATVMYNLAETGRILAVLLVPYLTSTPRLIWEQLGQADDPSAVGWDAAKHWGGLKPGAKTHRGAPLFPRIDTDKEEETVSEQKTDVKAAEQPQAEPAGDKISIHEFAKVELKVAEVLVAERVPKSKKLLRLEVALGKERRQLVAGIGRSYEPEQLVGKKIVVVTNLEPAKLMGVESNGMLLAASFPGEGEDRAISLLTVDRPIDSGASVR
- a CDS encoding TatD family hydrolase, which encodes MLIDSHAHLQDPLLLPDLEDVLARALAVGVQAIICPGYDLESSRQAIKLAEKYAPVWAAVGLHPENIVDRGEDVFAELRDLVHHPQVVAVGEIGLDYVNGVPDQEAQKTVFRRQLELAATMNLPAIIHNRESHADLLTTVRDIGPLPQGGVMHCFSGSSELAKECVKLGYYISYAGPVTFKNARRLPGTVANVPADRLLVETDSPYLSPEPYRGKRNEPARVVHVAAKLADILGRELEELAPILTVNTKRLFYRLK
- a CDS encoding ZIP family metal transporter, producing the protein MTAIGTLAGIVGTGLGGLITVIAGNRRGRTLSFVLAFSGGIMLAVVFADLLPEALRLGGVRVSLVGLLLGVALLLLLDLYLPHSHFLSIDCQSQQGRFMQSSILLGIGIAMHNFPEGLAIGAGYAVSEHLGLGLALIIAIQNVPEGMAMGGPMKAACIDDKHILLWSCLAGVPMGVGAWSGAVLGAVSPAMLSLALGLAAGAMLYITFDELLPEAHELGGPGHAATFGAVVGAVLGLLLIWLLPGID